The following is a genomic window from Acidobacteriota bacterium.
AGAACCGGGCGCGCCTCGAGGAGATTGCCAGGCGGTATCCGCCGGAGCGGCGCAGGTCCGCGTTGCTGCCCGCGCTATACCTGGTGCAGCGCCAGCAGGGGTACATCTCCGGGCACGCGATGGAGCACGTGGCTGAGGAGATTGGCGTCACACCGGCCGAGGTCGAGGACGTCGTGTCGTACTACGCGATGTTCTACTCGCAGCCGGTCGGCAAGTACGTACTCCAGGTGTGCCGCACGCTCTCGTGCGCGCTTAATGGCGCGGAGCGCGTGACCGAGGCGCTGTCGGCCAAGCTCGGTATCAAGCCCGGCGAGACCGATCCGACAGGCATG
Proteins encoded in this region:
- the nuoE gene encoding NADH-quinone oxidoreductase subunit NuoE; translation: MTFHPNMPYDTGLHKSERRLPEQGEPFAFTPENRARLEEIARRYPPERRRSALLPALYLVQRQQGYISGHAMEHVAEEIGVTPAEVEDVVSYYAMFYSQPVGKYVLQVCRTLSCALNGAERVTEALSAKLGIKPGETDPTGMFTLMEVECLGACDRAPVVMVNDHWHECLKPGDAAKLVDDLRAKGPDAVSGCHLCVEKK